The genomic interval actaaggggccttggccgaaccatgaaaaacagccccagaccattattcctcctccaccaaactttacagttggctctatgcattggggcaggtagcgttctcctggcatcctccaaatcCAGATTCGCCCattggtgaagtgtgattcatcactcaatataatgcgtttccactgctccagagtccaatggcggcgagctttacaccactacagccgaagattggcattgcgcatggtaatcttaggcttgtgtgcgactgctcggccatgaaaacccatttcatgaaactcccgacaaacagttattgtgctgatgttgcttccagaggcagtttggaaccaggtagtgagtgttgcaactgaggacagacgatttttaagctcttcgcgcttcagcactcggcggtcccattctgtgagcttgtgtggcccacTACTTTGtggctgagtcgttgttgctcctacacgtttccacttcacaataacaacacttacagttgaccggggcagctctagcagggcagaaatgtccAAAatggacttgttggaaaggtggcatcctatgacggtgccacattgaaagtcactgagctcttcagtaaggccattctactgccaatgcttgtctatggagattgcacgggtgtgtgctcaattttatacacctgtcagcaacgggtgtggctgaaatagctgaatccactaacttgaaggggtgtccacatacttgtgtatatatagtgtaattccTATGAGCCCGCTGGCCGGTTGATGAGAGCCACAGATTGGGGGAAGAAGAGGGCCACAGCATGGGGGAAGAAACTGTTCAGGTGGAGGCCATTTTTTTCATGATTGACCTAGGGTCATTGATTGAcctagaaatgtaaaggtaatttccgattgagccgacatatgcagcatttaccATGAATGCAGCCTTTAAATTGCAATCACACTGTCAAGATGAATTTCTTCAATGTTGATTGAATAGGGCCCCTTAACCGTCTGCCAGTGGAGAGTCTTTAAAAGATGGGGTGTCCAGGGTTGACCATGATCTTACCTGCACGCTTCCTTGTCCAAGGAGTTTTCATGTAAGCTTGTGTTATATTTTTTAAGAATTCGGCGGTACTCTGACTGGCACTCAAACCTGTGTCCAACACCTTAACCGCTAAGATTGCTAGGTGTTGTAGTGAGGTCGTACAACACTCCAGGGTACCTGCAGTCCAGTGTATTTGAGCATCGTCTGGCACAGTCATCCAGCGTCAGCCCTGGGAGTATCAGCACCCGTGCAGAGTTCCAGGAGGTAGGAACCAGTTCCCTTCCCTCGGAACGCTGGAAGTCATTCAGAGGGCAGCGGGACCCTATGGCCAAACACAAAAAACACAGTCCTAATGCCTAATGGGACTTGTTATTCATTCAATCTAACCACTATCTTACTGGAGTTTATTACAAATTAGGGTTGTTTCAGAAAGGCTTTGGTTAGAAGTTCTAACTTACAACCACTAGTCCTATTTACTGAATTCTGAAAAGTACGACATGTGTTGGGTACccagctgtctgtgtgtcagctATTCTCCTGAACAACATTTGTGCATGGGTCTGACTGGGCACATAAGACCTTTGGACCATTACACCATTTTTGTGAAGCTTACACAGGTGGACAAGTGTCTCCTTTCCCCTATCAAAACTCTTCAACTGACAGAATCACCCATTTGACAGAATGCAGTCAGTAAAATTACAGTATACATTACTGATCCCATTAATAAGCGAACTAAACTGCCACCTAATTGTTTTTGCTGCAGTCACTTCTATACTATTCCTTTGTAAAATGAGCTGACTAACAACTCAACAACTCAACAATAAAATCAATAAACCAATTCCAGTTACATTAAAATAGATACTAATTGGCACATTAATCTACTGTCAATTATCTCCAAAATAGAATTACAAAAAACGTTGTTTTTTCTCTTACCTATGACCAATCCCCTCCAAAATGCCAGGAAAACACAGGAAATAATGAGTTGCATGGCTAAGGTAAAGAATGAGAGCAGTGCTGAATGGAAGCAGATACGAGGATTTTTTTTGTCAGTTCTGGAGTTCCTCTAGGCTCTGGTTGTCGTGTTTCAACGAAATTGATTAGGGTAGAACACGGCGAAAAATTAAGAAGCCGATAAAAACAATATATTGTGGTGTTTACTGGACGGGAAAATCCAAAGTTACGAAATCAGTGTGAATAATGACTTTATCCCGTCCACCCACACGTGAACATGTAACAAGCTTAATCAAACAGAGCCGCTTACCCCAAAAAGACAACCAATCGATAAGTCCATTAATCATTAATACAATGTAGCCTAAAATATCAACTCAAGTCAGTGTAACACTTTACTTATGAGCCTCGGCAATACGCGTGATCACCACTGGACGTCAGTAGAATCCAAACGACCACAAAGATTACAGTAGACTTGACTTTATCAGTGGAAAAGTGAAACCACACAGCCATCCAGTGATGCCAATTTTgcaattttgttgctagattGAGCAACTTTTCAGACTAACGCTACGCTGGCAAATTTAttttcaaacagcacctagcaacaaatttagctacttttaaaaatgtattttgaacttttagcaacttttgaaaagtgactaACGCTAAAATGCACGTATTTTCCCTCTTAATGACACAAAAAcgattttctctgtcacacactcgGTCACAACACACGTGtctggctgcaaaagtgcattgtgagtgacgtcagcagcaggcgctcagctcgtgcacagccagcagcaatttcagcaaattgcaaatcattgttggctgactgcagcagcagtagtacgcgTTCGACGAGCCAAAcccaaatgaatatagttggtcatGAATGTatgatcttgaacagaacttacaacatcaatcaacatgtctcaatcaaaattgtacagcCAGAAGTACAGAAAGGAATGGGAgtctgtccctgaacaaatgtcaaatcatatttttcgccGAGATGGCCAGAcaatttgagtaacgttattgtgtattcCACGCAATGACGCAGTTTTACGTTATCACGCAATGACATCACAACGTCATTTAGCAACAAATCAACCTGCCTCTAGCAACTTACCCTGAAaattagttggcaacactgcAGCCATCCCACTTTTAGTTCAGAGAGAAACCACTCAGACAGCGTGAAGGTAAAGATAGATTTGTCTTACATGCATCAAAATCTAGGCTAAGCAAATCATTTTGAATAAATGTGAACTTTGATCACAGGCAGATCAATGACAATGTGTGCTTGTGGGCAATACGAGCTATGAGCTGTAACTTTCCCTGGAGATCGATTACAGAGAACTTGACAAGAATCCTTCCTACATTTCATTTGGTGGCTATCGGCCAAGCGACAATGAAGCTAGCCTTCACTACATGCACAACACTCAACAAATTGCATACAGACATTAGATACAATCAATGAAGTCCTAACAGGCCTAATGTAGCAGATTAAATGCATTTACACATGCAGATATCACATACTTTTTATGATGTAATATCTGTAGTGCTAATGTGCCATACATTTGTttacaatatactgtattctatgacGCTACAACCTGGACTCATGGGGTAGACGTAACAGTAGATGTAAATCTGTCTACCTCCATTTAGTTTGATATTTTATATTTAGTAtggtgtattaatttgtggatgtccatcatccttTTCGTATGATACTGTATATTACGAATTGCAATCCGTACAATATGTTGTaaatacgcccacccatccaccccgaccaactaCCCtcattttgtttttgccttaagtaaacTTCTGTCTTATTACCATACCATACagtactaatttgagtgtcccggatttacattactatgttacatctagtttatgagaccaggctggacaataacctgaaacagGACTATTGGATGTAAGGCACTGGAAATGTTACAGACTTTGGCTTTAATTTACTTTTTCACCATCTTTCTTCAAATATTTGGTGATTATATTTAGACTGTATTACTTTTTTTTAAACCCCCTTCATAGGATGTGTGCTGCTAAAATGACAGAAGGGAGCTTGCATGTGGAATCCTGCAAGGCCCCTCTGTTTTACAGACAAGCTGAACCGGCTACAGGTGAAGTCAATCTGTCCATCCTACTTCTGCACGGCATCCGTTTCTCATCTGAGAATTGGCTCAATATAGGTACACTGGAGACATTGGCCAAAGCTGGCTGTCGTGCTGTGGCCATCGACCTACCAGGTGAGCTTCAGTTGTGAGAATAGTAGTAAATTAGTAGTTGAGGAGTTGATTAAGCAACAAAAACATAATTCATGACTCAATGAATCACTGACCTGTAACTCCAtctgtctcttcctctacctTCTCCCCACCACTAGGttttggtcagtctatgtcagcaGTGGCCCCATCCGCTGTAGGAGAGCTGGCCCCTGGTGGGTTCCTGAAGCAGGTGTGTGAGGCCCTGGGGATGGGGCCAGTGGTGGTAGTCAGTCCCTCTCTCAGTGGCATGTACTCCCTGCCCGTCCTCTTCCAGCACGAGGCTCTGGTCCGGGCATACATCCCTGTGGCTCCCATCTGCACTGAGAAATTCACAGCAGAGCAGTACATCAGCATACAGGTGCGTACATGTGTGTGCTTATGGATtatagctctctcctctctcttttctcttctctggtTGGTCAATGATTGTTGCAAACACTGGCTTTGCTCCTATGCAACATGTCCTGTGTTTGGGTGCTCTGTGTGACTGCCTGGAAATTGGAAATTGCCTTTTAAAGCCGTATTGTCTACAACCTGCGATCAGATTGAAACCCGGCCCTTGTATGTGAGATTGGGTAACAGTTTATTTTAACTAGCCACCTCTACTTTCATTCCAGGATGCTCAGCTAAAGGAGGTTTCTCTGAACAACCTGAGGAAGCTAGCCAATCACAAGGTGTTGGTGATGAAAGGAGCAGGACATCCATGCTATCTGGACGACCCAGCCACGTGGCACACGGCTCTCACTGACTTTCTCAGTACGTTGTGATGTTGTTCAGTGTCATTGGGATATCTGTCCATGGATGCAACACTATACGTTAAATACCTACTAACATTTCTTTATATATAAAATCGACTATGTATGTTgttggtaacttgtggaatagacaccggattcaggattagacccacccgttgtataatattTGTCAAAAGCTAGGAGGGAGGATTTTTTAGTGTGATGTTTTGGAGACCTGTAAATAGGTCACTGATGATAATGTATGTGAACTGTGTGTTTGTAGCCTATacagcaggggtctccaaccctgttcctggagggcTACCGTCCTGTAAGTTTTCACTCCAATCCCGAGTTGCAACTAACCTGGTTCAGCATATCAACCAGCagattattagaatcaggtgtgcccTGCTATAAAGTAGGTATGTACTGGACATGAGTCCTGGCATTTCAGAGATGTAAAAACAAACACCAGACAATTAAATGAAGTGAAAAATATGAACATTATTTAATaactgattctctgtaataaacaATTTGAAAATATTTTACAAGGAGTCACAGACACAATATTTTACAAATTTTACcctcttctttttttttgttgctttatcAGTACAAAAGAATGGAGCGACATGGACCAATGCCCAGAGAGAGGGAGCTAAATCTtccgcgcacacacatacacactcagacacccacaaaaaaaaataaaaaataaaaacagtttaGATCTCAAACTTATCTTTACtttattccatttttttttttacttcacttAGAATTTGACTgaatttataatttttttgttacagttttttttttttacacatttgtcAAACATGGTCACATAGcaccagactacagactacagaatCACATACACACGTGTCTTTCCCACAGAGACGCACGGACACCGCAAGGGTAGGCAGGGGCAGGGCCACGTGAAGACCCTCCCTTTAGGGCTGGCTGTAAAGCAGACCCGGTCCTCTCACCCTAAACTTGCCCTTTTTCCCCTTATTTTTTTAGAGCAAAAAGTAAAATTCTCAAACCACAGAAAACCGACCTGTGTCCCTCAGCACACGATTGGGTCCCCTTctggacacacagacatacaaatCATGATTCTTTTACCTTTTGTTTGACACAGTCCCATGCTGTTCTGTGGAGACCCACTCCCTGAGCTAGCCTCTGACATCCCACACAGGGAATAGACATCCTTGGCTTACTTTAGTCTAGAGCTGAACATCCCCCAGCTGTGCATGTGTAGGTATAACTGTTAGTGTTacatgtgtgtgctttgtgcATGTGGGTGCATAAGGGTGTAACTGCATGTCTGAATGTGTAAATTTGTCAGTGCTTGTGTCTGCTGCTGAGCCAGAGGAAGTCACAGGGGGTACATTTCCACAGCGAATGTAAATTTGGTAAATTTGTAGATCTACAGAGGGACAAACAAATGCTGTGatataataaaacaataaaatgCAACAAGACTATCTatatgaggaatttaaaaaatgGTGAACCCAAACATTGAAAGGAGACAATTGCAAACGTCAGATTCTGAGTTTCTATTTGGTCCAGTCTTTCACTGAGATAGGGATCCTGGgtggggcagcggtctaaggcactgcattccagtgctagaggcgtcactacagacctgggttcgatcctgggctgtatcacaaccggctgtgatcgggagtcccatagggcaacgcacaattggcccagcatcgtccgggtttggccggggtaggctgtcattgtaaataagaatttgttcttaactgacttgcctagtttaaaataaaaaatataattatgCAGTTACTTAACATTTTGTCTTGCCAAAAATTATATTGTTCACTGTACATTATGTGTGTATTTATGGTTACAGTAAAGGAGGTTTTGGGGTTTAGATGTTGTATTCACGTTAACAGTGAGGCGGGGTGGAGGGATTTCAGAGTCAATACAGATTCAGAGTCAATGTAAACTATGAAAGTCCTCCACTCCAAGCAGCAATGTGTACAAGAAACTCACACCATTTTATATCGACGGACACATCAAAACCTAAACCTCTTTAAATCCAGAGTGCAACATTCTGGATTGGGAAAGTCTGTGGAGAAAGTGAATATTTGGgaggctcactgtgtgtgtgtgtgtgtgtgtgtgtgtgtgtgtgtgtgtgtgtgtgtgtgtgtgtgtgtgtgtgtgtgtgtgtgtgtgtgtgtgtgtgtgtgtgtgtgtgtgtgtgtgtgtgtgtgtgtgtgtgtgtgtgtgtgtgtgtgtaagagggaGAACACTGAAACACTAAGGCATTTAGAGAGGTTTAGTCACTATGTATCCTTTGAAACAGAAACACACGGACATATTAAACATTATTTTTGAACACCTCTGTGAATACAGTGGTCACATACAGTATGCAGCTCCCTCATGACAATATATTGAGCAAACCGGTGAGACAAAAttggattctttttttttttgtaaaataaTTTTTTCCGCTCCATAACAACATCTGATATAACACTTCTTCCATTGGAATTGGAACAACAAACAGCTACGCTACCACAACAGTCATTCCCCATCCTCTCAACCCAGTTTTAAAGACATTCCCTCTGAGGGTTAAAACAAACATACAcccatacacaaacacaaacgcACATACGGTTCAGACAGAAATGCAATGATAGCGGTCAGGTGACCCTATAAAGGTAGATCTATGACCAGTTAAGTAGATTTATACTGATAGTTTAGCTCTATAGATGGCTCTGTAAAGGTACTGTACAGCAACTCTATCTGGTAGCAATCAGGTAGCCCTGGAATTGTACAGCAGCCAGGAGCCACAGCCAATCGAAAGTCTACATTGAGCTACAATAACATCTAGTCAATATGGTGTCTCTATAAAGCTACCGTAGATATACTGTATAGCCAACAGACTTGCTCTATAAAGATCCTGTAGCTCCACAGCCATTAGGGTGCCTCTTCTATAAAGGTACTGTACAGTAGCTCAAGAGACAATGCTTTCCAAAACAAAGTGCATCAAGGCACTATGACAACAGAAAGTGGCTCCTAAACATGGAGTCTAATGACATTTCacttcaaattgatcagaatGACATGTAACAGAAAACTCAGACTGCAGCTCAGTCCTCACCGTACAGTAAGTTGTAGTGGCCTCGGCTGCATTCCTTTATGTGGGAAATGTTAAGCCCCAATCCCccaatagcaaatggtctgaagtTACACAGCGTCTGTCAAAGGTAATACAAGCTAAGTTCTGCCAAAACCTACCTGCAACTAAAACGAGATACTTATGGGCCAGTCTGAATAGATATTAGTATATCTGCTCTGCTGTGGTGACAACAGATATTAAACACATACAAATATAGTCCTAGGAACATTAGTGGACCTGGTGGAGCGGCTGTATGAGGATTGGCAGAGGGGTTAGCTTTCACTGGGTTAGGAGTAGAGGTCAGTCAGAATGTCCACTGATCAGAAaggatcccactgggcacagttgTCAATTCGACATCTATgccacgttggttcaatgtaattttgttgaaatgacgtgtaaACAACGATTCAATTAGTCTGTGGAGAGTGGGAAAGTACACACCACCTACAGCAATGAAGCCCAAACGCACAGACTTTTCAGAGGCTTAATATCGATTCATAATAAACTGGTGTAGCctagtatttgaattatttttgTAAGGGCGAAAGTTATAATTTGCTTTGTCTGATTTGGACACATAATTACCAATTCATTAACTAACATCAGTCAACTATGATAATCAAATGTGTCACggattcccccggtactgctgctcattccgtgcacaagttccggaggtctacgtcaccggcttcTAGGTGCCACTGAACGgtctcattatgcacacctgatTCCCATTCtcctgattagtaattgtatatatgtgccctctgttccccaatgtcttgtcggttattgttcccatgtctgtTGGTCTTGTGAGTTCCTGTGCTTTGTTGCTTCGGCTTTCTGCGTGTATTGTGTACTCGTTATTAACGGgtcccgtgtattgttgtgcATTTGTTATTATGGGTTTCGTCCTGTGTAGTGTATTGCGGGTCTCATCCTGTGTATTTATTAGAGacctcactcttttgtttgggttacatccctgtgtttttgtacacatgtttgttttgggctttgtCCCCGTGCCtcatggcatgttgtatttttgggtggagtattaaaACCCCCTATTATGTATTCCTGCGCATGTCTCCAATCATTTATACAACGTGACAAAATGTATTCTTTGTAAGACTACTATTTCATAGAATAGTTCCATGTTACCATGATTATAAATCTAATACTGTGCTTCCAGGGGCAGAAACAGTTCTAACTTCAAGTGGAGAACAGTAGAGGTGTACAAGAAGAATTGGAATTCAGGCAACTCAGATATTCCTAACACTATTTCTCCAGCTTTCCTTTCTGGGTTTCTCTTTTTCCTCTCACTTGGTTATAAAAACAAGACCACATGAAAGTCTCTCATTTTGGCAAGAAGTAGATATAGTGCATAAATAAATTAATGTAACAACTTTCATTGCAAATGATACCCTAACATGTGCTTTGAATACTCAACACTTCAACAGTTTATAATTGTATGTTTTTGTATACTTGAAAGTTCTTTTTCTCCTTAATGTTCTTGTTACAGTAGCTATGAACGTCTGAATGGTCCGTACAGTAACCCCCTATGAGAGACACATGACAGAGCGAGGAAACTGATCAGGTCAGAGATGAGTGAGCGAGATGGAGGCCATGTCTCCTCATCCCATCTGACTAACAGAGGCACAAACAGACAACCTAAACTCTGCTGTGTCCATGACGGTTGGAGCTCTGTGACACGGCATCCAACTTGTCTTTTCACTTGTCACTCGTCTTGTTGATGCGGGTGGGGATGGGGTCTTTTTTCTTTTCTGACATAGCCTCTGATAATTGTGGTGGTTGGAACACCAACCTTCTGAATCTCTTCCCATGGATGAAGGTACGCAACTCGCTGAGAACACAAAGGTCCTGCAACTGTCACTAAGCAACAACAATTGAAGCTAGCTGGGTACAGTAGCGCGGTACTCAGGGCTTCCAAGTTGCAGTGACAGGAAGTCCCATTATAACCTATGACTAGAGCAGGGGCGGAgcatagaggggagagagtgggagcGTTAGGATGGACAAAGAGCTGGGGAGAGCAGACTGGAGGAAAATTAAAGTAAAAGGGGCAGAATATGGGGGCTGGCGATTGGATAGAGGAGGAAGAGCTGAATCATGAGCAGGGTCTGGAGTGAGGGTTGGAAGGAGTGGCCCCGCCCACAGTCTGATGTGTTCTCCTGGAGAGTAAAGGAGACATTTTTAGTCATACAGTAGAAtttttgaaaataaaaaataaatattcttAGTGTGTGTCTTAGTGAAAATAGAATCTATGTGCATCAGCATATTTACAGTATATGTTTATTGTAGGGTCTGCTGAGTTGTAGAGTCAGTTGTAAGTCTTACAGAAAGATTGTAGTCGTAGCACACAGCGGGCCCTTTTCGATACCTCGCTGCACTCATGTCCTCACATGATGGGTTATCCTCCTTGACTGGAAGGCGTggttaaggaatggaacactacctttcagtgaggagaacaagtatttgatacactgccgattttgcaggttttcctacttacaaagcatgtagaggtctgtaattttttatcataggtacacttcaactgtgagagaaggaatctaaaacaaaaatccagaaaatcatattgtatgatttttaagtaattaattagcattttattgcatgacataagtatttgatcgcctaccaaccagtaagaattccggctctcacagacctgttagtttttctctaagaagccctcctgttctccactcattacctgtattaactgcacctgtttgaactcgttacctgtataaaagacacctgtccacacactcaatcaaacagactccaacctctccacaatggccaagaccagagagcttgGTTTAATttctttgtaagtaggaaaacctgcaaaatcggcagtgtatcaactacttgttctccccactgtatatagtcacTCTCCAAGTCTCCATGTGTTTACACACACCCGCCCCTATAGCTTCCTCTCCCACAAGTTTATGCCATAAAAAAATGTAACACAACGATAAACACAACATACAGATGCTTTAGTTAGAATAGTCATCAAGGGGTGAACTGGACCGAACCCAAATTTAAATGGTTTGACATTAGCACCAGTCAGTTGAATGTGAAAAGCCACTCTTATAAACAAGTCGATAAAGAGATAAACGAATGAGCGGAGAAGACTCCCAACAGCAGGTGTGTATGTGTTGGCAAGGATACACTCTGTCTCCGCCTGGGACAGTTTCTCCACCTCACAGGTGTTGCAGGGCATCTTCTCTGCCACCACAAACAGCAGGTTGGTGTTGTTTAACCTCTTGGCATGGATCAGCCTACACACAAAGAGAGACTGAGTCAACAAACTCTTAcaagtgtaggatcttaatttgacctatattgtcaaagcaaaataattctgcagcaacaggatttgtaTGTTTAGTCTATTATGTTGCTTGATTGGTgattaggctattagctggccaaaagtaggctacatgaaaagtgtaATACTGTTTTAATATCTTTGTGTTAGTgtaggttttcagtgaatttatgcaAATCACGAAagatgcaggaaaattctcagcaacaaaagagtgatcaaattaagatcctacaattGTATATGACAGATTTGTTCACTGTTGGATCAGCTCCATGAGATCGTTTTACTAGGCTCATCTAACTTAATGAGGTTACTATTTCAGTACTTCTGATGGAATTTCATAAACTTTTAGATTAATTGAGGCAGCGTTTACCAAACTCgtgaccccaaggggtgcacattttggttttgccctaacactacgcAGCTGATTTAACACTACGCAGCTGATtcaatcaaagcttgatgattagttgattatttgaatcagctgtgcagtgctagCGCAAAACCCAAAACGTAATCACCTTGcagtccccaggaccgagtttaggAAATGCTGCAGGACTATTACTCAACTGCATTTTCCAtgaactacagtgcattcggaaagtgttcagaccccttgattttccccacgttttgttacattacagtcttattcttattcattgatctacacacaataccccataatgacaaagcaaaaaactttttttttttaggtttgctttattaaataaaaaaatgcatttacataagtattcagaccttttgctgtGAAAAgaaaattgagctctggtgcatcctgtttccattgatcatccttaagatggttaaacaacttgattggagtccacctgtggtaaattcaattgattggacatgatttggaaaggcacaacctgtctatataaggtcccacagttgacagtgcatgtccgaacaaaaaccaggccatgaggtcgaagtaattgtccatagagctcagagacaggattatgtcgaggcacagatctgggaagggtaccaaacatttctacagcattgaaggtccccaagatcactgtggcttccatcattcttaagtcgAAGAAGTactgaaccaccaagactcttcctagagctggccgcctggccaaactgagcaatcgggggagaaggtccttggtcagggagaaccCAATGGAacccaagaacccaatggtcactctgactgagctctagagttcctctatggagatgggagaaccttccagaaggacaaccatctctgcagcactccaccaatcaggcctttatggtagagtggccagacagaagccactcctcagtaaaaggcacatgacagcccactttgagtttgccaaaaggcaacaaAAGGACtctgactatgagaaacaagattctctggtctgatgaaaccaagattgaactctttggcctgaatgccaaacgtcacgtgtGAGAGAAAtgacaagattatgttataatactgttattgcatcaaatggttgttttatgcaacataataaggggttgttagaacactcatctgtgtgtgttctactgaggatgggcctctgggagatttaCACTGACagaagatttacgatgtctttgggtgataaaccTAAAGAGACTGCATTCCATAGCATTGtaaggttctgcttttcttttcttagtcaaccttgtgttcttttcctttgtgttcttgaacatagccctgtttctttgtgttctagaacgtagccctgtctttcatttttgttcattgatttcacctgtgtttgtttctcacctggtctcatcaaactgttaaaattatgtctgtgagtataata from Salvelinus alpinus chromosome 2, SLU_Salpinus.1, whole genome shotgun sequence carries:
- the LOC139555048 gene encoding putative protein-lysine deacylase ABHD14B, with product MCAAKMTEGSLHVESCKAPLFYRQAEPATGEVNLSILLLHGIRFSSENWLNIGTLETLAKAGCRAVAIDLPGFGQSMSAVAPSAVGELAPGGFLKQVCEALGMGPVVVVSPSLSGMYSLPVLFQHEALVRAYIPVAPICTEKFTAEQYISIQDAQLKEVSLNNLRKLANHKVLVMKGAGHPCYLDDPATWHTALTDFLTYTAGVSNPVPGGLPSCKFSLQSRVATNLVQHINQQIIRIRCALL